A genomic segment from Colletotrichum higginsianum IMI 349063 chromosome 5, whole genome shotgun sequence encodes:
- a CDS encoding Multidrug resistance protein 3 (P glycoprotein 3) yields MEKRVSSQPQGPDNPSTANNNSKSQSKPSKGLFRVFTYGRPFDYAVQLVGIVAAIGSGVALALVNIVIGQFMNVFTDYSNKTLSPSQFMGESVFPSLYFVYIGIARLVLTYIYATAFTYVAFNLTRSIRISYLRSALSQEIGFFDQDTAGSISMQATSSGKLIQSGIAEKLGLVFQNVSTFVAAFVIAFVSQWKLALITSCILPALLIIIGGPSVPDAMLDAKILPIYATAGKYAESILASVRAVKAFGLESRILDKYASCLHDARVLGNKKSPLYGVVFGGQYLILYCGMGLAFWQGIGMVVRGEVDGFGTIFTVLFSVIIASTTLTSIAPHMVAFSRATTAASELFTLIDRHSSINPFSDSGLEPGEVSGVIDIQGVSFSYPTRPDVTVLEDFSLKVPAGKVTALVGASGSGKSTIIGLLERWYDPLSGTITIDGTSIRDLNLQWLRTNMRLVQQEPVLFNGTVFENISNGLIGTPWETASRDEQLERVKEAAKLAFADDFILDLPRGYDTRIGERGGLLSGGQKQRVAIARSIVSEPKILLLDEATSALDPHAEGIVQRALDSASKDRTTIVIAHKLATIRNADNIVVLSKGKTVEQGRHDELVALGGAYSNLVKAQSLSVNQNKEDSDEGSEDKSAKEIEQTLSVARHNTAEAQSLLALQDRENYDLYKQTGIFHTIFKVARATPDMKVWYCVVLVACVIGAAVFPGQALLLASITDIFTGGSPSEMVRKGNFVSLMYVVMAVGCFLGYFAMGWSTNIITQTLGQKLRKDLLSGILRQDLRFFDRPENTVGSLTSRIESNTQAVTELMGFNVALVTMSLLNVVASSILGIAVSWRLGLVGVFAGIPPMLLSGYARIRIETKMDADIDRKFSASASVASETVNAIRTVSSLAIERSMLQRYTGELDAAISGSLLPLCNMMVWFALTQAIEYFILALGFWWGSKLASEGTITFYQFIVSFMGIYFSGQAGATLFSFSSSFTKANTAANYYFWLMNLQPTIRDTDENRSKGPAADCRSYDFRDVQFSYPLAPDNRVLKGVSLKIDRGQFVAFVGASGCGKSTMISLLQRFYDPTSGSIVIDDSDPLTSLSPRLYRSRLAIVQQEPTLFPDSIRENIKLGIDFEAHEDATADDDGVIEAACRAANAWDFVSSLPEGLNTPCGQGGSQLSGGQRQRIAIARALVRNPNVILLDEATSALDTESEKLVQKALMEAAGTGDRITVAVAHRLSTIRDADKICVFYNGRIVESGTHDELIELGGMYKKMCEAQSLDKAV; encoded by the exons ATGGAAAAACGAGTGTCGTCGCAACCCCAAGGTCCCGACAATCCTTCAACAGCCAACAATAATAGCAAAAGCCAATCCAAACCTTCCAAAGGGTTATTT AGAGTCTTCACCTACGGCCGCCCATTCGATTATGCCGTACAACTCGTCGGCATCGTGGCCGCCATCGGCTCCGGCGTGGCGCTGGCTCTAGTGAACATCGTCATTGGCCAATTCATGAATGTCTTCACCGACTACTCCAACAAAACCCTGTCTCCCAGTCAGTTCATGGGCGAA AGCGTATTCCCCAGTCTCTACTTCGTATACATTGGCATTGCGCGTCTCGTCCTCACATACATCTACGCGACCGCTTTCACTTATGTGGCCTTCAACCTGACTCGCAGCATCCGGATTTCCTACCTCCGGTCAGCCTTGAGCCAGGAGATCGGCTTCTTTGACCAGGACACGGCCGGGTCCATCTCGATGCAGGCGACCTCGAGCGGGAAGCTGATCCAGTCGGGcatcgccgagaagctcgggCTCGTCTTCCAAAACGTCTCGACCTTTGTGGCGgccttcgtcatcgcctTCGTCAGCCAGTGGAAGCTGGCCCTGATCACCAGCTGCATCCTCCCCgccctcctcatcatcatcggcgggCCCTCCGTGCCTGATGCCATGCTCGACGCCAAGATCCTGCCCATCTACGCCACGGCGGGCAAGTATGCCGAGAGCATCCTGGCCAGCGTCCGCGCCGTCAAGGCTTTCGGCCTCGAATCTCGCATCCTCGACAAGTACGCCTCGTGCCTGCACGACGCCCGCGTGCTGGGCAACAAGAAGAGCCCGCTGTACGGTGTGGTTTTTGGCGGCCAATACCTGATCCTTTACTGCGGTATGGGGCTTGCGTTCTGGCAGGGAATCGGGATGGTGGTTCGCGGAGAGGTTGACGGCTTCGGCACGATTTTCAC TGTTCTCTTCTCCGTCATCATCGCGTCTACTACTCTCACATCGATAGCCCCGCACATGGTCGCATTCAGCCGCGCAACAACCGCCGCCTCGGAACTATTCACACTGATCGACAGACACTCGTCTATCAACCCATTTAGCGATTCTGGATTGGAACCTGGAGAAGTGTCGGGAGTGATCGATATCCAAGGTGTCAGCTTCAGCTACCCAACCAGACCAGATGTCACGGTTCTAGAGGACTTTTCGTTAAAGGTACCCGCCGGCAAGGTCACGGCTCTTGTT GGAGCAAGTGGTTCCGGGAAAAgcaccatcatcggcctcctcgagagGTGGTATGATCCCCTGAGCGGAACAATCACGATTGATGGAACAAGCATCCGTGATTTGAATCTCCAATGGCTCCGGACCAACATGAGACTTGTCCAACAG GAGCCTGTTCTGTTCAACGGTACTGTGTTTGAAAACATCTCTAATGGATTGATCGGAACACCTTGGGAAACGGCTTCCCGCGATGAGCAACTGGAACGGGTCAAGGAGGCTGCAAAACTTGCTTTCGCTGACGACTTCATTCTCGACCTGCCCCGTGGCTACGATACGCGCATCGGCGAGCGGGGCGGGCTTCTCTCGGGCGGACAGAAGCAGAGAGTGGCCATCGCCCGCAGCATCGTTTCCGAGCCCAAGAtcctcctgctcgacgaggccacgAGTGCTCTCGACCCTCATGCCGAAGGCATTGTCCAGAGGGCGCTCGACAGCGCTTCCAAGGACAGGACgaccatcgtcatcgcccacAAGCTTGCGACGATCCGAAACGCTGACAACATCGTGGTCCTGAGCAAAGGTAAGACTGTCGAGCAGGGCCGGCACGACGAGCTGGTGGCCCTGGGCGGGGCCTACTCGAATCTCGTCAAGGCTCAGTCTCTTTCCGTCAACCAGAACAAGGAGGACAGCGACGAGGGCTCCGAAGACAAGTCCGCCAAGGAGATTGAGCAGACGCTTTCTGTGGCCAGGCACAATACGGCCGAGGCCCAGTCGCTCCTAGCCCTCCAAGACCGGGAGAACTACGACCTCTACAAGCAAACGGGGATCTTTCACACGATATTCAAGGTGGCTCGGGCTACGCCGGATATGAAGGTGTGGTATTGCGTCGTGCTTGTCGCATGCGTTATTGGAG CCGCCGTGTTCCCCGGACAGGCACTTCTCCTCGCCAGCATTACAGACATCTTCACCGGCGGTTCCCCGTCAGAAATGGTTCGTAAGGGGAATTTCGTCTCCCTCATGTACGTCGTGATGGCGGTGGGCTGTTTCCTCGGATACTTCGCCATGGGATGGTCGACAAACATCATAACACAG ACACTCGGCCAGAAGCTACGAAAAGACCTGCTCAGCGGCATCTTGAGGCAAGACCTCCGGTTCTTCGACCGCCCTGAGAACACCGTCGGCTCCCTGACCAGCCGCATCGAGTCCAACACGCAAGCCGTCACCGAACTCATGGGGTTCAACGTGGCCCTCGTCACCATGTCCCTCCTCAACGTCGTCGCCAGCAGCATCCTCGGCATCGCGGTGTCCTGGAggctcggcctcgtcggcgtcttcgccggCATCCCCCCGATGCTGCTGTCGGGCTACGCTCGGATCCGCATCGAGACCAAGATGGATGCCGACATCGACAGAAAGTTCTCCGCCAGTGCCTCAGTGGCCTCCGAGACAGTGAACGCCATCCGGACTGTGTCGTCTCTGGCGATCGAGAGGAGCATGCTGCAGCGGTATACTGGTGAGCTTGACGCCGCGATATCAGGCTCTCTCCTGCCTCTGTGCAACATGATGGTCTGGTTCGCACTCACACAGGCCATCGAGTACTTCATCCTGGCACTCGGGTTCTG GTGGGGATCAAAGCTGGCTTCGGAGGGAACCATCACCTTCTACCAATTTATCGTCTCCTTCATGGGTATCTACTTCTCCGGACAGGCCGGGGCCACCCTTTtcagcttctcgagca GCTTCACCAAGGCGaacaccgccgccaactACTACTTCTGGCTCATGAATCTCCAACCGACCATCCGGGACACGGATGAGAACAGGTCAAAGGGCCCCGCGGCAGACTGCCGTTCATACGACTTTCGCGACGTCCAGTTTTCGTACCCGTTGGCGCCGGACAACCGGGTTCTGAAGGGGGTATCGCTGAAG ATCGATCGAGGCCAGTTCGTTGCGTTTGTCGGGGCCTCCGGCTGCGGCAAGTCGACGATGatctccctcctccagcgCTTCTACGACCCGACCAGCGGATCCATCGTGATCGACGACTCGGACCCCCTCACAAGCCTCAGCCCTCGCCTGTACCGAAGCAGACTTGCCATCGTCCAACAGGAGCCGACCCTGTTCCCGGACAGCATCCGGGAGAACATCAAGCTGGGCATCGACTTCGAGGCCCACGAGgacgccaccgccgacgacgacggcgtgaTCGAGGCCGCGTGCCGCGCCGCGAACGCCTGGGACTTTGTCAGCTCCCTGCCGGAGGGGCTCAACACGCCGTGCGGGCAGGGCGGGAGCCAGCTGTCCGGGGGCCAGAGGCAGCGGATCGCCATCGCGAGGGCCCTCGTCCGCAACCCGAACGTGATCCTCCTGGACGAGGCGACCAGCGCCCTGGACACCGAGTCGGAGAAGCTGGTGCAGAAGGCGCtgatggaggcggcgggcacgGGCGACCGCATCACCGTCGCCGTGGCGCATCGGCTGTCCACCAtccgcgacgccgacaagATCTGCGTCTTCTACAACGGCCGCATCGTCGAGTCGGGGACGCATGATGAGCTCATCGAACTGGGGGGGATGTACAAGAAGATGTGCGAGGCGCAGAGCCTGGATAAGGCAGTCTAG
- a CDS encoding Fungal specific transcription factor, with translation MDTDGVVSPGGEPSRREEGRIDDDEGIVSQLSIDLIAKKLEDFGQVLGQMESRPQTSTRPSPNSTWTPSSSLKPSPETQSAAEKVSPQAGKSKIVTPKVEYEGETSLLAQAAFANKFLHEVVSNRHSTDITGEMVSVLGTLGRALGRQKDQNDTEYLYPNARTLEPGSSVRDLPMPPVEVVFVCLRMAKGML, from the exons ATGGAcaccgacggcgtcgtcagCCCCGGAGGCGAGCCGAGCCGACGGGAGGAGGGCCGtatcgacgacgatgagggtATCGTGTCACAGCTCTCT ATTGACCTCATTGCGAAGAAGCTGGAGGATTTCGGCCAGGTGCTGGGCCAGATGGAGAGTAGACCCCAAACATCCACCCGCCCCAGTCCCAACAGCACCTggacgccgtcttcttccctcAAGCCGTCGCCAGAAACACAATCGGCCGCCGAAAAGGTCTCGCCACAGGCGGGGAAAAGCAAGATCGTGACCCCCAAAGTCGAGTACGAGGGAGAGACGTCCCTGTTGGCCCAGGCCGCGTTCGCGAACAAGTTCCTCCACGAGGTGGTGAGCAACCGGCATTCGACAGACATCACCGGGGAGATGGTCTCCGTCCTGGGAACCCTGGGCCGAGCCCTCGGCAGACAGAAAGACCAGAACGACACCGAGTATCTGTACCCAAACGCGCGCACGCTGGAGCCAGGGTCCAGTGTCCGAGACCTGCCCATGCCCCCGGTCGAGGTGGTCTTTGTATGCCTCCGAATGGCGAAAGGTATGCTATGA
- a CDS encoding Fungal specific transcription factor: protein MTLAPFTEFFLKVYSPGDATHADLIIVYAGLYWLFMECMNATQDAGTKLNYQAQAFTCRDNLETALSSLPFHLPSTIETTCAMFLAALYCLENCQPSAAWNFIATASHMTQTLGCHSIAAIAHEAPQNKYGKIKIFWLIYVVEKGLSLRLGRSSTIRDNDVTVPRPQADTYGFPEPTLMCLFPECTRLATLQGMVYDQIYSPASLCQPQENRHTGKLAEVLGEPLFEAMARTDKVNQLALSCLIYRAVPPEAGEKTVFGKDCIRTARQALEEHKRCMTLLSSPFIPFVVMFCHVVETCNQGDLDLLSDLVATLRSTTAETFSPAIKKELRLFSALYDVACSYMKLKTDSSSQPQPQPASGGPVDHWSLTAGSVQPPPALLQEAATPSGMASLPTETAAMGGGFSINDPQTVPEWGPFTLPGDLTMEVDEQGSQLGNWLYVNNQMIRALENNYF from the exons ATGACTCTCGCGCCCTTCACCGAGTTTTTCCTCAAGGTTTATTCCCCCGGAGACGCCACCCACGCGGACTTGATCATCGTCTATGCGGGCCTATACTGGCTTTTCATGGAGTGCATGAACGCCACTCAAGATGCCGGTACGAAGTTGAATTACCAAGCACAAGCCTTCACCTGTCGAGACAACCTGGAGACTGCCCTTTCTAGTCTGCCCTTCCATCTACCGTCAACGATAGAAACAACCTGCGCCATGTTCTTAGCG GCATTGTATTGTCTCGAGAACTGCCAGCCGTCTGCTGCCTGGAATTTTATAGCGACCGCGTCTCACATGACCCAGACCCTGGGCTGCCATAGCATCGCCGCCATAGCGCACGAGGCTCCACAGAACAAGTACGGCAAGATCAAGATCTTCTGGCTCATCTACGTCGTTGAGAAGGGTCTGTCCCTTCGCCTGGGACGATCGTCCACGATCCGGGACAACGACGTTACCGTTCCCCGTCCTCAAGCAGACACGTACGGGTTTCCGGAACCGACTCTGATGTGTCTGTTTCCGGAATGCACGAGGCTTGCAACGCTACAGGGCATGGTATACGACCAGATTTACAGCCCGGCGTCACTGTGCCAGCCGCAGGAA AATCGACATACCGGGAAGCTGGCAGAGGTACTTGGAGAGCCGCTCTTTGAGGCCATGGCCCGCACCGACAAAGTCAACCAGCTCGCGCTCTCCTGTCTCATATACCGGGCCGTTCCTCCCGAAGCAGGCGAGAAGACGGTCTTTGGGAAAGACTGCATAAGAACTGCTCGTCAGGCCCTCGAAGAGCACAAGAGGTGCAT GACTCTTCTGAGTTCCCCCTTCATACCGTTTGTCGTCATGTTCTGCCACGTGGTCGAGACGTGCAATCAGGGGGATCTCGATCTTCTCTCGGACCTAGTCGCCACGTTACGGTCAACGACGGCGGAGACCTTCTCCCCGGCCATCAAGAAAGAACTGCGACTGTTCAGCGCGCTGTACGATGTCGCGTGTAGCTACATGAAGCTGAAGACAGACTCATCATCGCAGCCACAGCCGCAGCCGGCGAGCGGGGGGCCTGTGGATCATTGGAGCCTGACCGCTGGGTCGGTACAGCCGCCACCAGCTCTCTTGCAGGAAGCGGCAACCCCGAGCGGGATGGCATCGCTGCCGACTGAGACTGCGGCcatgggcggcggcttctCGATAAACGACCCCCAAACGGTCCCGGAATGGGGGCCTTTCACGCTGCCCGGGGACTTGACGATGGAAGTTGACGAACAAGGTTCACAGCTTGGCAACTGGCTGTACGTGAATAATCAAATGATCAGGGCTCTCGAGAACAACTACTTCTGA